The segment GTCGTCCGCGGAGAGCCCCTCCTCGACCACGCGCCGGCCGTCCCGTTCCGGGCCGGTGACCACGGGGCGGTACTCCACCTTGTTCTCGTCGTCGGCCAGGAGGACGAACGGGCGTCCCTGGTCGTTGCCGATGGCGGCCGCATCGACGAGCAGGGCGCCCCGTCGCGTCCGGAACGTCACCTCGGCGCTGCCGTAGGCGCCCGGGATCCAGCGTCCGTCCGGATTCGGCAGCGCCGCGCGCACGCGCACGGTGCCGGTGCCCGCTCCGATCTCGTTGTCGAGGAAGGCGACGGAGCCGCGGCCGGAGGCCGTTCCGTCCATCGACCGGAAGGTCACCTCCCAGGCGGAGGCCCGCCCCGGGTCGTTCGCGACGAGGGTGGCCTCGTCCACGTCGAATCGAACGTAGACCGGATCGCCGGACACGAGGACCGCGATTCGGGTCGAGGCGTCGACGAGATTCCCGGAGGTGACCTCGGCGCGACCGATGCGCCCGGAGATCGGGGCGCGCACCTCGGCAAAACCGACGTCGAGCCGGGACTTCTCCACTTCGGCCCGGGCGGCGGCGACGCGGGCGTCGGCCACCTCGGCGGCGGCGCGCAGCCGCTCGGCCTCCTCCACCGCGGCGGCCCCGCGCTCGAGCAGGCGCGCGGCGCGGTCGCTTTCGCGGTGGGCGAGCTCGGCCTGGGCCGCCGCCTCGCGCAATGCGGCCTCCGCGTCGGCGAGGGCGGCACGGTAGGGGCGGGCGTCGACGCGGGCCAGGAGCTCCC is part of the Candidatus Polarisedimenticolaceae bacterium genome and harbors:
- a CDS encoding efflux RND transporter periplasmic adaptor subunit, whose protein sequence is MTPKTAALLVALTTLLAGCTSAPATPAPPSATTVRVATPVVADIPVTATFPAHIEAVERVEIRPRVAGQLEAVLFKEGAYVRRGELLARVDARPYRAALADAEAALREAAAQAELAHRESDRAARLLERGAAAVEEAERLRAAAEVADARVAAARAEVEKSRLDVGFAEVRAPISGRIGRAEVTSGNLVDASTRIAVLVSGDPVYVRFDVDEATLVANDPGRASAWEVTFRSMDGTASGRGSVAFLDNEIGAGTGTVRVRAALPNPDGRWIPGAYGSAEVTFRTRRGALLVDAAAIGNDQGRPFVLLADDENKVEYRPVVTGPERDGRRVVEEGLSADDRVILDGLMRVRPGAAVDPAALTASRKEN